Proteins from a single region of Carassius auratus strain Wakin unplaced genomic scaffold, ASM336829v1 scaf_tig00215076, whole genome shotgun sequence:
- the LOC113093570 gene encoding NADH dehydrogenase [ubiquinone] 1 beta subcomplex subunit 11, mitochondrial has translation MASRLSRVWPTLSRVRVSAALGSRCVSQTPKSSASSAAVASDLQPVSPAAQDSHGHAEVSPFEKNPDFHGFHHHDSFVDEWNMRLAFFFGISVAIVIGGTFIHYLPDHGMRQWARREAERLIKQRESEGLPLMTENYYDPSTIVLPSSGEE, from the exons ATGGCTTCACGCCTGAGCCGAGTCTGGCCCACCCTGTCCCGGGTTCGTGTGAGCGCGGCGCTCGGGAGCCGCTGTGTGTCACAGACGCCGAAATCTAGCGCGTCTAGCGCGGCGGTGGCGTCTGATCTGCAGCCCGTGTCTCCCGCTGCTCAGGACAGTCATGGACACGCAGAGGTCAGCCCGTTTGAGAAG aatccAGACTTCCATGGCTTCCATCATCACGACTCTTTTGTGGATGAATGGAACATGAGGTTGGCATTTTTCTTTGGCATTTCAGTGGCCATCGTTATTGGAGGGACATTCATCCACTATTTACCAGATCATGG TATGAGGCAGTGGGCTCGTCGGGAAGCTGAAAGGTTGATCAAACAGAGGGAATCCGAGGGTCTTCCCCTCATGACTGAAAATTATTACGATCCCAGCACAATTGTTCTCCCCTCCTCTGGAGAGGAGTAG
- the LOC113093568 gene encoding differentially expressed in FDCP 6 homolog has protein sequence MDLRSELLKCIWYAFTALDVEKSGKVSKSQLKVLSHNLYTVLGIPHDPAALEEHFRDDDDGPVSSQGYMPYLNKYILDKVVEGTFVKENVDELCWTLTAKKNYRPEGKSVLPGKDAFRLWCLFIFLSEDRYPLVMIPDEVEYLMKKLCMAMSVEMNCVELEDFISQDSVQQNGFTVWAFLEMMNSGKLTRGIAKETISMAIEEVYREIVGDVLKEGYLWKKGQLRRNWTERWFTLRPSTLIYFTSEDRKDRKGNIQLDGNCCVEVLPDRDGKRCMFCLKTLSKTYELSASDTKQRQEWTTAIQTAIRLYVEGKTSLHKDLKLKRREQREQREKRREAKEQELQRFRALQEERERKMAELELLKEAQRQAQTLLEQDEQRRRQQHEQLQQALEIQLKEAEEARASMQAEMALKEAEAERQRTRIKELEAMQQRLEEALQQEIKARQDEEAFRYAQARLLAEEEEKMKALMSLREEQEEYIQRAQREKQELKQEMESKSRALDEAQKQLEEVRANRHRVDQDVVAAQRKLRQASTNVKHWNVQMNRLMHPIGPGEKRASGGGSFSSFRIPSQKDPGLRLKQKSDEQDEESKENMESRGGCASDKRLSTNGDMEIP, from the exons ATGGACTTGCGCTCAGAACTGCTCAAGTGCATTTGGTATGCTTTCACCGCTCTAGATGTGGAGAAGAGTGGAAAGGTATCCAAGTCTCAACTCAAG GTCTTGTCTCATAATCTTTACACAGTTCTGGGTATCCCACACGACCCAGCGGCTCTAGAGGAACACTTCAGAGATGACGACGACGGTCCAGTGTCCAGCCAGGGATACATGCCCTACCTCAACAAATACATCCTGGACAAG GTGGTGGAAGGCACGTTTGTCAAAGAAAATGTGGATGAGCTCTGCTGGACTCTTACTGCCAAGAAAAACTACCGACCAGAGGGAAAGAGCGTTTTACCTGGAAAAGACGCCTTCCGGCTCTGGTGCCTGTTCATATTTCTCTCAGAGGACAGATATCCTCTGGTGATGATCCCTGATGAG gttGAATATTTAATGAAGAAGTTATGCATGGCCATGAGTGTTGAAATGAATTGTGTGGAACTAGAAGACTTCATTTCCCAAGATTCTGTTCAGCAGAATGGCTTCACTGTGTGGGCATTTCTGGAGATGATGAATTCTGGGAAACTAACGAGGGGCATTGCCAAAGAAACCATCAGTATGGCAATAGAGGAGGTGTACCGAGAAATAGTGGGTGATGTGTTGAAAGAG GGATATCTGTGGAAGAAAGGTCAGTTGAGGAGAAACTGGACAGAGCGGTGGTTCACCCTGAGACCCAGCACTTTAATTTACTTCACTAGCGAGGACCGCAAAGACCGCAAAGGCAACATTCAGCTTGATGGAAACTGCTGTGTAGAG GTACTTCCTGACAGAGATGGAAAGAGGTGTATGTTCTGTCTGAAGACGCTCTCCAAGACCTACGAACTCAGTGCGTCTGACACCAAACAGAGGCAGGAGTGGACTACAG CTATCCAGACAGCCATCCGGCTGTATGTGGAGGGTAAAACTTCTCTTCATAAGGACCTAAAGCTGAAACGGCGTGAGCAGCGGgaacagagagagaagaggagggagGCGAAGGAGCAGGAGCTTCAGCGCTTCCGGGCCCTGCAGGAGGAGAGGGAGCGGAAGATGGCAGAACTGGAGCTGCTGAAGGAGGCGCAGAGGCAGGCGCAGACACTGCTGGAGCAGGACGAACAGCGCAGACGACAGCAGCATGAACAGCTCCAACAGGCCCTGGAGATTCAGCTCAAAGAGGCGGAAGAg GCGCGGGCGAGCATGCAGGCTGAGATGGCGCTGAAAGAGGCCGAGGCGGAGAGACAGAGAACACGAATTAAAGAACTGGAGGCCATGCAGCAGCGACTAGAGGAGGCGTTACAACAGGAAATCAAAGCCAGGCAGGATGAAGAGGCCTTCCGCTACGCACAGGCTCG GCTACTGgctgaggaagaggagaagatgAAGGCCCTCATGTCTCTCCGTGAGGAGCAGGAGGAATATATCCAGCGTGCCCAGCGTGAGAAACAAGAGCTCAAACAGGAAATGGAAAGCAAGTCTCGAGCTCTGGATGAAGCACAGAAGCAGCTGGAGGAGGTCCGGGCCAATCGGCACCGAGTGGACCAGGATGTGGTG GCTGCTCAGAGGAAGCTGCGTCAGGCCAGCACAAATGTTAAACACTGGAACGTTCAGATGAACAGATTAATGCATCCTATTGGACCAGGAG AAAAACGGGCCTCAGGAGGTGGATCTTTTTCCAGCTTTCGCATCCCTTCGCAGAAGGATCCAGGACTGCGTTTGAAGCAGAAATCAGATGAGCAGGATGAGGAAAGCAAAGAAAACATGGAAAGCAGAGGAGGGTGTGCATCTGACAAGCGTTTGTCTACAAATGGAGACATGGAAATACCTTAA